A stretch of Nitrospiraceae bacterium DNA encodes these proteins:
- a CDS encoding response regulator: protein MSKPYVFVVDDDEVIRSNIAKKLSRLHCTVRAFESGEALMEFLRDHRDEPDVILVDYKMGGMNGVETVRAVRKVSSTPTVIFTAYEGLVDLQAVKQLGRCEVLLKTIDLSVLGSIVNEAMALRKMRQLNWVDTGGLPT, encoded by the coding sequence GTGAGCAAACCCTATGTATTTGTGGTGGATGATGATGAGGTGATTCGCTCAAATATTGCGAAAAAACTTTCCCGTTTACATTGCACGGTCCGTGCCTTTGAATCGGGAGAGGCCTTGATGGAATTTTTGAGAGATCATAGGGATGAACCTGATGTGATCTTGGTGGATTATAAAATGGGTGGGATGAATGGGGTCGAAACCGTGCGGGCAGTAAGAAAGGTTTCATCCACTCCTACCGTAATATTTACGGCGTACGAAGGCCTGGTGGACTTGCAGGCCGTAAAGCAACTCGGGCGCTGCGAAGTCCTGCTTAAAACGATAGATCTGAGTGTATTGGGTTCTATCGTGAATGAAGCAATGGCTCTAAGAAAGATGCGACAGTTAAATTGGGTTGATACGGGAGGGTTGCCAACTTGA
- a CDS encoding SUMF1/EgtB/PvdO family nonheme iron enzyme, whose translation MSQLPQLQRELDSARSRTDRLFSFIRAEAMYERPIPERNRLIFYLGHLEAFDWNQIGRWTLGMPSFHESFDQLFEAGIDPSLGNYPLDQPSDWPTLNEVYRYNARAREEVDRLLASVPEWIVHTAIEHRLMHAETNAYLLHHLDSKHKIPPSDFSCLSSFSLSDEKTKDEMIEIPEGIATLGMKPDEGFGWDNEFAQHEVAVPAFLINRYKVTNQQYLRFVQDGGEPSAFWVKREDAWYVRTMFHEIPLPKSWPVYVTHRQAQAYADWIGMTLPTEAQFHRAAFGTPAGIERPFPWGDEASRLQHVNVDSQSWDPVPVTAQSSEHSGFGVAQMVGNGWEWTSTLFHPFQGFSPLPTYPGYSARFFDQDHYVVKGGGPHTASRLLRRSFRNWFRQSYPYAHIGFRCVQS comes from the coding sequence ATGTCGCAATTGCCACAATTACAGAGAGAACTGGATTCGGCCAGGTCACGTACTGATAGACTATTTTCGTTTATTCGTGCCGAGGCCATGTATGAGCGTCCCATTCCTGAGCGGAACCGCCTCATTTTTTATTTGGGACATCTTGAGGCTTTTGACTGGAATCAGATCGGTCGATGGACATTGGGCATGCCGTCCTTTCATGAATCATTTGATCAATTATTTGAAGCCGGTATTGATCCTTCCCTTGGAAACTATCCCCTTGACCAACCTTCCGATTGGCCAACGCTCAATGAGGTATATAGGTATAATGCCCGTGCTCGCGAAGAAGTGGATCGCCTGTTGGCATCTGTTCCAGAATGGATAGTTCATACGGCGATTGAACATCGTCTGATGCATGCTGAAACTAACGCCTATTTACTGCACCATTTGGATTCGAAGCACAAAATTCCCCCATCCGATTTTTCTTGCCTCTCCTCTTTTTCACTCTCAGATGAAAAGACTAAAGATGAGATGATTGAAATCCCGGAAGGCATTGCGACCTTAGGGATGAAACCGGACGAAGGGTTTGGGTGGGATAACGAATTCGCCCAACATGAGGTGGCTGTCCCTGCGTTTTTAATCAACCGGTATAAAGTGACGAACCAACAATATTTGCGATTTGTCCAGGATGGTGGGGAACCCTCGGCTTTTTGGGTCAAACGAGAGGATGCCTGGTATGTTCGCACAATGTTTCACGAGATTCCATTACCGAAATCCTGGCCGGTGTATGTGACGCACCGACAGGCACAAGCGTATGCTGACTGGATCGGGATGACCCTCCCGACCGAAGCGCAATTCCATCGCGCAGCCTTTGGCACTCCGGCCGGTATTGAACGACCTTTCCCCTGGGGTGATGAAGCGTCAAGATTGCAACATGTAAATGTTGATTCTCAATCCTGGGATCCCGTTCCGGTTACGGCCCAGTCCAGTGAGCACAGTGGTTTTGGGGTGGCACAGATGGTAGGGAACGGGTGGGAATGGACATCCACTCTTTTTCATCCTTTTCAAGGTTTTTCGCCCCTTCCCACCTATCCCGGCTATTCGGCCAGGTTTTTTGACCAGGATCATTATGTGGTGAAAGGTGGTGGTCCTCATACCGCGAGCCGGCTATTACGCCGGTCATTTCGAAATTGGTTTCGACAAAGTTATCCCTATGCGCATATCGGGTTCCGTTGTGTGCAATCCTAA
- a CDS encoding nitrate oxidoreductase subunit beta, producing the protein MPEVYNWQLGRKMLYPYEERHPKWQFAFVFNINRCLACQTCSMADKSTWLFSKGQEYMWWNNVETKPYGGYPQFYDVKITQLIEQVNPGGQVWNVRVGRKHHAPYGVFEGMTIFDAGAKIGQAAIGYIPTDQEWRFVNIYEDTATSMRAIVEGVDKTGFTKEEPWKMQGSSLPEHETYFFYLQRICNHCTYPGCLAACPRKAIYKRPEDGIVLIDQNRCRGYKKCVEQCPFKKPMYRGTTRVSEKCIACYPRVEGKDPLTGGEPMETRCMAACVGKIRLQGLVKVGDDGLWAEDRWNPLYYAIRVEQVALPLYPQWGTEPNGYYIPPRQAPRGYIRQMFGPGVDNAIEKYLVPSRELLAVLQLWRASQQIIFRYDVIPGPKVFETQIHGRKFEMYNDTVLGFNKSGKEAVRQQVEEPIYIRPAERVNWL; encoded by the coding sequence ATGCCTGAAGTGTATAACTGGCAGTTAGGACGAAAGATGCTGTATCCGTATGAGGAGCGGCATCCGAAATGGCAGTTCGCGTTTGTCTTTAACATCAACCGGTGTTTGGCGTGTCAAACCTGTTCGATGGCGGACAAGTCGACGTGGCTGTTCAGCAAAGGGCAGGAATACATGTGGTGGAACAATGTGGAGACGAAGCCGTACGGGGGCTATCCGCAGTTCTACGATGTGAAGATCACGCAGTTGATTGAGCAGGTCAATCCGGGCGGGCAGGTGTGGAACGTGCGGGTGGGCCGCAAACACCATGCGCCGTATGGGGTGTTTGAAGGGATGACGATCTTTGATGCGGGCGCCAAGATCGGGCAGGCGGCCATTGGCTACATCCCGACCGACCAGGAATGGCGGTTTGTGAATATTTATGAAGATACGGCCACCTCGATGCGGGCGATTGTGGAAGGGGTGGACAAGACGGGGTTTACGAAAGAAGAGCCGTGGAAAATGCAAGGCAGCAGCTTGCCGGAGCATGAGACGTACTTCTTCTATCTGCAACGCATCTGTAACCACTGTACGTATCCGGGGTGTCTGGCGGCGTGTCCGCGGAAGGCCATCTACAAGCGGCCGGAAGACGGGATTGTGTTGATCGACCAGAACCGGTGCCGGGGGTACAAGAAGTGTGTGGAGCAATGCCCGTTTAAAAAGCCGATGTACCGGGGCACGACGCGGGTGAGTGAGAAGTGTATCGCGTGCTATCCGCGGGTGGAAGGCAAAGACCCCTTAACGGGGGGCGAGCCGATGGAGACGCGGTGTATGGCGGCGTGCGTGGGGAAAATCCGGCTGCAAGGGTTGGTGAAGGTGGGCGATGACGGGCTCTGGGCGGAAGATCGCTGGAATCCGTTGTACTATGCCATTCGGGTGGAACAAGTGGCGTTGCCGTTGTATCCGCAATGGGGCACGGAACCCAACGGGTATTACATCCCCCCGCGGCAGGCACCGCGGGGCTACATCCGGCAGATGTTCGGGCCGGGGGTGGATAATGCGATTGAGAAGTATCTGGTGCCGAGCCGGGAGTTGTTGGCGGTGCTGCAGTTGTGGCGGGCGAGCCAGCAGATCATCTTCCGGTATGACGTGATTCCGGGGCCGAAAGTGTTTGAAACCCAGATCCATGGACGGAAGTTTGAGATGTACAACGACACGGTGTTGGGCTTCAACAAGTCGGGCAAGGAAGCGGTGCGGCAGCAAGTGGAAGAGCCGATTTACATCCGCCCGGCGGAGCGGGTGAACTGGCTGTAA